Proteins co-encoded in one Strix uralensis isolate ZFMK-TIS-50842 chromosome 2, bStrUra1, whole genome shotgun sequence genomic window:
- the RUBCNL gene encoding protein associated with UVRAG as autophagy enhancer: MSLHAVAVASYRQTQVFKHPCSEKLNHESLKVAFTESAYSSNPSARISCLAPTPQISVLSDEYSRPAVIGHAGSFGSYPDSAEAIKDILMSVLNASGLKPSLALEQTTMQGAEHLDSDVEQWEESSDGDSHDDSDSAHHNSACTQTDIRFTRHRACWDNTCCDSSEPSLDTFFCPRYSDGASAACSLNGFTLSDTSPLKRDCFTQVTLTGGTVTSAVVHSGKERYTSPERDLAFPRFLSDSTVDKPVDLLKYHDALEPTPVSNSDSSSPGGLSQSEPLNPTDSTSPLNINAIPLNRSLQDIYMLPEDVEKENAHFFVADMIIASLEKMKCNILSQQAESWGVEETSGSDGSYHTDLELSSYPGVKKSDSSAASSDSGYEGCALLPVSSPVHLPSRHEVTRFRCHSDSEDEYVIIELEDLENLSVAPDERSSYEPGSNSAEATAQELCRAFRKHWLQTDSAVQLSGCLSSSKQRSVLKEDIPRELESSLNLAEEIKIISKLRGSSGWAPPRSQIIFNIHPSVKRDAVVAAQNFTCVGCGTPIESKYIGRLRYCDYLGKYFCDCCHSYAQSSIPARILSKWDFKKYYVCNFSKHLLDSIWQQPIFNVSCINKALYTKSKEMDRVREVQEQLFHLKKLLKTCRFGESVMKEFEQVPSHLTEELHLFSLDDLVKIKRGQLLPLLKDILKSSTSHVDGCELCQAKGFICEFCQSADLLFPHQIAKCKRCTECKTCFHKACFKSGGCPKCLRIAARRTFLETPSLVPP, encoded by the exons ATGTCTCTCCACGCAGTAGCTGTAGCCAGCTACAGGCAGACACAAGTCTTCAAGCATCCCTGCTCTGAGAAG TTAAACCACGAAAGCCTAAAGGTGGCTTTCACCGAGTCAGCATATTCTTCAAATCCCTCAGCGAGGATTAGCTGCCTTGCTCCAACACCTCAAATCTCCGTCCTCTCAG ATGAATACTCAAGGCCAGCGGTGATTGGACATGCTGGAAGTTTTGGATCATACCCAGACAGTGCTGAAGCTATCAAAGACATTCTCATGTCTGTTTTAAATGCATCTGGTTTGAAGCCCTCTTTGGCACTGGAGCAGACCACAATGCAGGGAGCTGAGCATCTGGACAGTGATGTGGAACAGTGGGAAGAAAGCAGTGATGGGGATAGCCATGACGACAGTGATTCTGCACATCACAACTCTGCCTGTACACAAACAGACATTAGGTTTACAAGGCACCGGGCGTGTTGGGACAACACATGCTGTGATTCCTCTGAACCTTCGCTGGATACTTTTTTCTGTCCCCGTTACTCTGACGGGGCTTCTGCTGCTTGCTCCTTAAATGGTTTCACTCTTTCGGACACATCCCCTCTGAAGCGGGACTGCTTTACCCAGGTGACGTTAACAGGAGGCACGGTGACATCGGCTGTTGTGCATTCTGGAAAAGAGCGTTATACCTCCCCTGAACGAGACTTGGCTTTCCCAAGGTTTCTATCCGATTCAACTGTTGATAAGCCAGTAGATCTGTTGAAATACCATGATGCTTTGGAGCCTACGCCTGTCAGCAACAGTGACAGCAGTTCTCCTGGTGGACTTTCCCAGTCAGAACCACTCAATCCAACAG ATTCTACTTCTCCTTTGAACATAAATGCTATACCCTTGAATCGTTCGTTGCAGGACATCTACATGCTTCCAGAAGATGTGGAGAAG GAAAACGCGCACTTCTTCGTTGCAGATATGATTATAGCATCGctagaaaaaatgaaatgtaatatCCTAAGCCAACAAGCAGAGTCCTGGGGTGTGGAGGAAACAAGCGGATCAGATGGCAGCTATCACACTGATTTGGAGTTATCTTCTTATCCTGGAGTGAAGAAGTCTGATTCTTCTGCTGCCTCTTCAGACAGTGGTTATGAAG gctgtgctctgctgcctgtcagcTCCCCAGTGCATCTACCATCACGTCATGAGGTTACCAGATTTCGTTGCCACAGTGACTCAGAGGATGAATATGTAATTATTG AACTTGAAGACCTTGAAAATCTGTCTGTCGCTCCAGATGAAAG ATCATCATATGAACCAGGCAGCAATTCTGCTGAAGCGACAGCCCAGGAGTTGTGCAGAGCTTTCAGAAAACACTGGTTGCAGACAGACTCTGCAGTTCAGCTGTCTGGTTGCCTGAGCTCATCTAAGCAGAGA TCTGTACTGAAAGAAGACATTCCAAGAGAGCTTGAGTCCAGTTTGAATCTGGCTGAAGAAATAAAGATCATATCCAAATTAAGAGGATCTTCTGGCTGGGCCCCACCAAGATCACAGATTATATTTAATATTCACCCTTCGGTCAA GAGAGATGCAGTGGTGGCTGCCCAAAACTTTACATGTGTTGGTTGTGGAACCCCAATAGAAAGCA AATATATTGGGAGACTCCGCTATTGTGACTACCTGGGGAAATACTTCTGTGACTGCTGCCACAGCTATGCTCAGTCTTCAATTCCTGCCCGAATACTTTCGAAGTGGGACTTCAAAAAATACTATGTATGCAACTTCTCCAAACACCTATTGGACAGCATATGGCAGCAGCCAATTTTCAATGTGTCATGTATTAACAAAGCCCTCTACACGAAAAGTAAAGAAATGGACAGAGTGAGG GAGGTGCAAGAacagctttttcatttaaaaaagcttttgaaaacctGCAGGTTTGGTGAAAG tgtaATGAAAGAATTTGAACAAGTCCCCAGCCATCTGACAGAGGAGCTGCATCTCTTCTCACTGGATGATCTGGTGAAGATCAAACGAGGGCAGTTACTTCCCCTTCTTAAAGATATTCTGAAGAGCTCCACCTCCCATGTGGATGGTTGTGAG CTCTGTCAGGCGAAGGGGTTTATCTGTGAATTCTGTCAGAGTGCAGATCTGCTCTTTCCACATCAGATTGCCAAATGCAAAAGGTGCACAG AGTGCAAAACGTGCTTCCACAAAGCATGCTTCAAGTCTGGAGGCTGCCCCAAATGTCTGCGGATTGCAGCTCGGAGGACGTTTTTAGAAACTCCATCACTGGTGCCTCCGTGA